The Neoarius graeffei isolate fNeoGra1 chromosome 25, fNeoGra1.pri, whole genome shotgun sequence genome includes a region encoding these proteins:
- the slc38a9 gene encoding neutral amino acid transporter 9 isoform X2, whose translation MEDEGKPLLGSIQAEAYYADQTDFLDPRQRRPFHVEPRNIIEHSTHEQVSAEASALNSRVHYYSRLSASSDRLLAPPDHVIPPREEIYVYSPLGTAFKVPGGEGSAKNPSIVTIFAIWNTMMGTSILSIPWGIKQSGFTLGVIILILMGLLTLYCCYRILKSTKSIPSIDTSDWEFPDVCKYYFGSFGQWSSLFFSMVSLIGAMVVYWVLMSNFLFNTGKFIYNYVHHVNISDSDFGTNGTERVICPYPDNNRSVSQHYNSDNNTDAALFDHWWNKTNTIPLYLIALLLPLLNFRSAAFFARFTFLGTISVVYLIILVTLKSFHLGFHLEFHWFDSTHFFVPEFRAWCPQLTGVLTLAFFIHNCIITLMKNNKNQENNVRDLSLAYLLVGLTYLYVGVMIFASFPSPPLPKDCIEPNFLDNFPSSDVQVFVARACLLVQMTSVYPLLGYLVRVQLMGHFFGDHYPSFFWVFTLNIVLVGAGVLMARFYPNIGSIIRHLQTFYGP comes from the exons ATGGAGGATGAGGGGAAACCTCTGCTGGGCTCGATTCAAGCAGAAGCTTACTACGCAGACCAGACAGACTTCCTGGACCCTAGACAAAGAAG ACCTTTCCATGTGGAGCCGAGGAACATCATAGAGCACTCGACTCATGAGCAGGTTTCTGCTGAGGCTTCGGCGCTGAACAGCAGAGTTCATTATTATAGTCGTCTGTCTGCGTCGTCAGACAGGCTGCTG GCTCCCCCTGATCATGTGATTCCTCCACGTGAAGAGATCTACGTTTACAGCCCTCTGGGAACAGCGTTTAAAGTGCCAGGAGGAGAGGGTTCTGCCAAAAACCCTAGTATAGTCACGAT TTTTGCTATCTGGAACACGATGATGGGAACGTCCATACTGAGCATACCATGGGGAATAAAGCAG TCTGGGTTCACACTAGGAGTCATCATCCTCATCTTAATGGGTTTACTTACACTCTACTGTTGTTACAGGATTCTGAAGTCCACTAAATCAATAC CTTCTATCGATACTTCAGACTGGGAGTTCCCTGATGTGTGTAAATATTACTTTGGGAGTTTTGGACAGTGGTCAAGTCTGTTCTTTTCCATGGTATCGCTGATTGGGGCAATGGTGGTGTACTGGGTGCTTATGTCCAACTTTCTGTTTAACACAGGCAAATTCATCTACA ACTATGTTCACCATGTCAACATTTCTGATTCAGATTTTGGCACAAATGGAACAGAGAGAG TGATTTGTCCGTATCCAGATAATAACAGAAGCGTTAGCCAGCATTATAACAGTGATAATAATACAGATGCAGCATTGTTTGACCACTGGTGGAATAAAACCAACACCATCCCTTTGTACCTTATTGCGCTACTTTTGCCACTGCTCAACTTTCGTTCGGCCGCCTTCTTCGCCAGGTTCACCTTTCTTG GTACTATTTCAGTGGTCTATCTCATCATCTTGGTCACACTTAAATCTTTTCATCTCGGCTTTCATCTGGAGTTCCATTGGTTCGATTCCACCCATTTTTTTGTCCCAG AGTTCAGAGCCTGGTGTCCTCAACTCACTGGTGTTCTCACTCTGGCCTTCTTTATCCACAACTGCATCATCACCCTCATGAAGAACAATAAGAATCAGGAGAACAAT gttCGGGATTTGTCCCTGGCTTACCTTTTAGTAGGCTTAACCTACCTCTATGTGGGAGTTATGATCTTTGCTTCTTTTCCTTCTCCACCATTGCCTAAAGACTGCATTGAACCA AACTTTCTGGATAACTTTCCCAGCAGTGATGTTCAGGTCTTTGTGGCTCGAGCCTGTCTGCTGGTCCAAATGACCTCCGTCTACCCGCTTCTGGGGTACCTGGTTCGGGTGCAGCTGATGGGCCATTTCTTTGGTGATCATTACCCCAG ttttttCTGGGTCTTCACACTGAACATCGTCCTTGTGGGTGCTGGGGTCCTGATGGCCAGGTTTTATCCCAACATTGGTTCCATTATCAG GCATCTTCAGACTTTTTATGGCCCCTAG
- the slc38a9 gene encoding neutral amino acid transporter 9 isoform X1, which yields MEDEGKPLLGSIQAEAYYADQTDFLDPRQRRPFHVEPRNIIEHSTHEQVSAEASALNSRVHYYSRLSASSDRLLAPPDHVIPPREEIYVYSPLGTAFKVPGGEGSAKNPSIVTIFAIWNTMMGTSILSIPWGIKQSGFTLGVIILILMGLLTLYCCYRILKSTKSIPSIDTSDWEFPDVCKYYFGSFGQWSSLFFSMVSLIGAMVVYWVLMSNFLFNTGKFIYNYVHHVNISDSDFGTNGTERVICPYPDNNRSVSQHYNSDNNTDAALFDHWWNKTNTIPLYLIALLLPLLNFRSAAFFARFTFLGTISVVYLIILVTLKSFHLGFHLEFHWFDSTHFFVPEFRAWCPQLTGVLTLAFFIHNCIITLMKNNKNQENNVRDLSLAYLLVGLTYLYVGVMIFASFPSPPLPKDCIEPNFLDNFPSSDVQVFVARACLLVQMTSVYPLLGYLVRVQLMGHFFGDHYPSFFWVFTLNIVLVGAGVLMARFYPNIGSIIRYSGAICGLALVFVLPSAVHLKALRSSGKLRWPSACFHVFLIMLGVANLLAQFFM from the exons ATGGAGGATGAGGGGAAACCTCTGCTGGGCTCGATTCAAGCAGAAGCTTACTACGCAGACCAGACAGACTTCCTGGACCCTAGACAAAGAAG ACCTTTCCATGTGGAGCCGAGGAACATCATAGAGCACTCGACTCATGAGCAGGTTTCTGCTGAGGCTTCGGCGCTGAACAGCAGAGTTCATTATTATAGTCGTCTGTCTGCGTCGTCAGACAGGCTGCTG GCTCCCCCTGATCATGTGATTCCTCCACGTGAAGAGATCTACGTTTACAGCCCTCTGGGAACAGCGTTTAAAGTGCCAGGAGGAGAGGGTTCTGCCAAAAACCCTAGTATAGTCACGAT TTTTGCTATCTGGAACACGATGATGGGAACGTCCATACTGAGCATACCATGGGGAATAAAGCAG TCTGGGTTCACACTAGGAGTCATCATCCTCATCTTAATGGGTTTACTTACACTCTACTGTTGTTACAGGATTCTGAAGTCCACTAAATCAATAC CTTCTATCGATACTTCAGACTGGGAGTTCCCTGATGTGTGTAAATATTACTTTGGGAGTTTTGGACAGTGGTCAAGTCTGTTCTTTTCCATGGTATCGCTGATTGGGGCAATGGTGGTGTACTGGGTGCTTATGTCCAACTTTCTGTTTAACACAGGCAAATTCATCTACA ACTATGTTCACCATGTCAACATTTCTGATTCAGATTTTGGCACAAATGGAACAGAGAGAG TGATTTGTCCGTATCCAGATAATAACAGAAGCGTTAGCCAGCATTATAACAGTGATAATAATACAGATGCAGCATTGTTTGACCACTGGTGGAATAAAACCAACACCATCCCTTTGTACCTTATTGCGCTACTTTTGCCACTGCTCAACTTTCGTTCGGCCGCCTTCTTCGCCAGGTTCACCTTTCTTG GTACTATTTCAGTGGTCTATCTCATCATCTTGGTCACACTTAAATCTTTTCATCTCGGCTTTCATCTGGAGTTCCATTGGTTCGATTCCACCCATTTTTTTGTCCCAG AGTTCAGAGCCTGGTGTCCTCAACTCACTGGTGTTCTCACTCTGGCCTTCTTTATCCACAACTGCATCATCACCCTCATGAAGAACAATAAGAATCAGGAGAACAAT gttCGGGATTTGTCCCTGGCTTACCTTTTAGTAGGCTTAACCTACCTCTATGTGGGAGTTATGATCTTTGCTTCTTTTCCTTCTCCACCATTGCCTAAAGACTGCATTGAACCA AACTTTCTGGATAACTTTCCCAGCAGTGATGTTCAGGTCTTTGTGGCTCGAGCCTGTCTGCTGGTCCAAATGACCTCCGTCTACCCGCTTCTGGGGTACCTGGTTCGGGTGCAGCTGATGGGCCATTTCTTTGGTGATCATTACCCCAG ttttttCTGGGTCTTCACACTGAACATCGTCCTTGTGGGTGCTGGGGTCCTGATGGCCAGGTTTTATCCCAACATTGGTTCCATTATCAG GTACTCGGGGGCGATATGTGGTTTGGCTCTGGTGTTTGTCCTCCCCTCAGCTGTCCATCTGAAGGCCCTGAGAAGCAGTGGTAAACTGCGCTGGCCCTCTGCTTGCTTCCACGTCTTCCTCATCATGCTTGGTGTGGCCAACCTCCTGGCCCAGTTTTTCATGTAG
- the slc38a9 gene encoding neutral amino acid transporter 9 isoform X3: MEDEGKPLLGSIQAEAYYADQTDFLDPRQRRPFHVEPRNIIEHSTHEQVSAEASALNSRVHYYSRLSASSDRLLAPPDHVIPPREEIYVYSPLGTAFKVPGGEGSAKNPSIVTIFAIWNTMMGTSILSIPWGIKQSGFTLGVIILILMGLLTLYCCYRILKSTKSIPSIDTSDWEFPDVCKYYFGSFGQWSSLFFSMVSLIGAMVVYWVLMSNFLFNTGKFIYNYVHHVNISDSDFGTNGTERVICPYPDNNRSVSQHYNSDNNTDAALFDHWWNKTNTIPLYLIALLLPLLNFRSAAFFARFTFLGTISVVYLIILVTLKSFHLGFHLEFHWFDSTHFFVPEFRAWCPQLTGVLTLAFFIHNCIITLMKNNKNQENNVRDLSLAYLLVGLTYLYVGVMIFASFPSPPLPKDCIEPNFLDNFPSSDVQVFVARACLLVQMTSVYPLLGYLVRVQLMGHFFGDHYPSFFWVFTLNIVLVGAGVLMARFYPNIGSIIRM, encoded by the exons ATGGAGGATGAGGGGAAACCTCTGCTGGGCTCGATTCAAGCAGAAGCTTACTACGCAGACCAGACAGACTTCCTGGACCCTAGACAAAGAAG ACCTTTCCATGTGGAGCCGAGGAACATCATAGAGCACTCGACTCATGAGCAGGTTTCTGCTGAGGCTTCGGCGCTGAACAGCAGAGTTCATTATTATAGTCGTCTGTCTGCGTCGTCAGACAGGCTGCTG GCTCCCCCTGATCATGTGATTCCTCCACGTGAAGAGATCTACGTTTACAGCCCTCTGGGAACAGCGTTTAAAGTGCCAGGAGGAGAGGGTTCTGCCAAAAACCCTAGTATAGTCACGAT TTTTGCTATCTGGAACACGATGATGGGAACGTCCATACTGAGCATACCATGGGGAATAAAGCAG TCTGGGTTCACACTAGGAGTCATCATCCTCATCTTAATGGGTTTACTTACACTCTACTGTTGTTACAGGATTCTGAAGTCCACTAAATCAATAC CTTCTATCGATACTTCAGACTGGGAGTTCCCTGATGTGTGTAAATATTACTTTGGGAGTTTTGGACAGTGGTCAAGTCTGTTCTTTTCCATGGTATCGCTGATTGGGGCAATGGTGGTGTACTGGGTGCTTATGTCCAACTTTCTGTTTAACACAGGCAAATTCATCTACA ACTATGTTCACCATGTCAACATTTCTGATTCAGATTTTGGCACAAATGGAACAGAGAGAG TGATTTGTCCGTATCCAGATAATAACAGAAGCGTTAGCCAGCATTATAACAGTGATAATAATACAGATGCAGCATTGTTTGACCACTGGTGGAATAAAACCAACACCATCCCTTTGTACCTTATTGCGCTACTTTTGCCACTGCTCAACTTTCGTTCGGCCGCCTTCTTCGCCAGGTTCACCTTTCTTG GTACTATTTCAGTGGTCTATCTCATCATCTTGGTCACACTTAAATCTTTTCATCTCGGCTTTCATCTGGAGTTCCATTGGTTCGATTCCACCCATTTTTTTGTCCCAG AGTTCAGAGCCTGGTGTCCTCAACTCACTGGTGTTCTCACTCTGGCCTTCTTTATCCACAACTGCATCATCACCCTCATGAAGAACAATAAGAATCAGGAGAACAAT gttCGGGATTTGTCCCTGGCTTACCTTTTAGTAGGCTTAACCTACCTCTATGTGGGAGTTATGATCTTTGCTTCTTTTCCTTCTCCACCATTGCCTAAAGACTGCATTGAACCA AACTTTCTGGATAACTTTCCCAGCAGTGATGTTCAGGTCTTTGTGGCTCGAGCCTGTCTGCTGGTCCAAATGACCTCCGTCTACCCGCTTCTGGGGTACCTGGTTCGGGTGCAGCTGATGGGCCATTTCTTTGGTGATCATTACCCCAG ttttttCTGGGTCTTCACACTGAACATCGTCCTTGTGGGTGCTGGGGTCCTGATGGCCAGGTTTTATCCCAACATTGGTTCCATTATCAG